ataaaaatttaatacaaatttaataaaaattaaaattttatatcttgGAAATACACATCATAAAATTTGCGCCCCAacacgataaaaaaaaaacccatgTATTTCACAAAATAACATATCATGAAAATTTTCTCAGTGTATAATATTTCTATGTTGACATAATTGTTAACAACAAATGCACGCAACGTAAGCAAAATTGTAaactacataaataaatatttatttaaactgcaTGTTAGATACCGTGAAATATTGTTGAAGGTCAGTTTGCGAATAGTTGAAAGCATTAGATATATagtaagtattttatttatttcagtttagGTTTTGTCCAATTCTCACTTTCCATCAATATTCTCCGCCCCAACATTCTCTTCTTCCAGGTGCGGATCAATGGGACTTGTTATATTGAATACAGCATAGAGCGGAGTAAAATCACACTCTTCCTCGTTCTGTAGACATGAAGGGTTAACGACCCTGCCTTTATTTGAGCTGTGGCTGGATGTTGAGTTTTTGGACTTCGTTGGAACGGAACGAACTATGTGCATGGCCTCGGCATAGCTGGGCGGCtctatgtaaaataaattgaatgaatgatCAATGCATCGATAACTCATAATCGACTTACGAATGGTATCATCGACAGCCCATGGATAAGAGATGGTCAGCGGCGGCTCGTCTTGCGTATCTTCAAGTAGAACCAAAGCCTTTTCGTTCAGTTGCTGTGacacaacatcaacatcaacgggaagtgggcgtggctgttgttgcagttgcctgGTTAGAGGTACATTCCCTATGGTCACGGGCATGTGAACCCGTTCGTTAATGTGCCAACCCTTGACCTTAGTCTCGACTTCGACCTGGTAGGCAATCTGTATGATGCGACACAAGTCGAAGCAGGTGGGTGGCGTTGCCGGCACGTGCAGGTCAAAGGTGAACTGCTTCTTACAGTTCCTAGTGACACCCTCGCCCTTCTTCTTGCTGACCACGAGCCTTTCGCTGATCGTCTCCACGCTGCACTGACTGTAATAGAGCACCATCATGACCAAGGTGGCTTTGATTTCCTCAACACGAATGTGACTGTCGTTTGTGACCAGCACTGTCACTGGCATGGTCTGACCAGGCACATATCCTCTTTGGGGCAGTGACAAATGCAATCTCAGTGGCGCCGAGCGACAGGGCCAACAGTTATAGGTCTTCTGGTCCTCCGAATGTGCCGGCGTCTATTATAAAGCCATAAACTTTGTTGTCAAATTcgtaaatatactatatatatttgtttaacttACACGTAGGAACAGGCCCTCTCTGTTCAGATCCATCACTTTCAGCACAGTGAAGGGACGGGAGAATATCTGATCAAATTTCCAGGGTCGGATGAGCTTAACACTCACCATATATCGCACACGTCCATACGATCCTTCAAAGGAAGATGGACAAACGGCGGGAATCTGACAGGCAAAGTTATAGACATGGCTGCCAGGTTCAAGGGCGACCTCTAtagaattcaaatataaatgtaaatattattaactataGCATTCTTTTTTGGTTTACCTTTTCTATCGGCTGTTAACAGCTCAACTTTTGATCTAATATAATCTTCATGGCCGCTGTAACTTTCTGTTGTGGTTTTATTATCCGTATCTGTTTTTGAATTCG
The genomic region above belongs to Drosophila innubila isolate TH190305 chromosome 3R unlocalized genomic scaffold, UK_Dinn_1.0 2_E_3R, whole genome shotgun sequence and contains:
- the LOC117790499 gene encoding arrestin domain-containing protein 2; amino-acid sequence: MVVSCVINFKNNELGTYYAGQVISGSVVLTADKPKMVQAVILKIRGYASTLWTNSKTDTDNKTTTESYSGHEDYIRSKVELLTADRKEVALEPGSHVYNFACQIPAVCPSSFEGSYGRVRYMVSVKLIRPWKFDQIFSRPFTVLKVMDLNREGLFLRTPAHSEDQKTYNCWPCRSAPLRLHLSLPQRGYVPGQTMPVTVLVTNDSHIRVEEIKATLVMMVLYYSQCSVETISERLVVSKKKGEGVTRNCKKQFTFDLHVPATPPTCFDLCRIIQIAYQVEVETKVKGWHINERVHMPVTIGNVPLTRQLQQQPRPLPVDVDVVSQQLNEKALVLLEDTQDEPPLTISYPWAVDDTIQPPSYAEAMHIVRSVPTKSKNSTSSHSSNKGRVVNPSCLQNEEECDFTPLYAVFNITSPIDPHLEEENVGAENIDGK